Proteins encoded together in one Styela clava chromosome 12, kaStyClav1.hap1.2, whole genome shotgun sequence window:
- the LOC120329943 gene encoding sushi, von Willebrand factor type A, EGF and pentraxin domain-containing protein 1-like isoform X1 — protein MGSWTFYLVFFASSIWKLCNGDHGCGGACLDYRFTVCPAGYQTGKCSGGSFRRCCLPCDVTCQSNEDSYNDDACEIALGGNCQDNTNYCPQGYIAGRCGGPAGRQCCPGGDYRCLQQGGTCQDVVSNRCTRLYEPGFCSGNQFRQCCLPCDGACQNEINSYDNTACENLGGVCMHNSNYCPRDYITGKCDGQGRDCCPGPDWQCLDIGGTCQNWIINVCIAGYEEGLCTEANSKCCRACDSTCQTTEQSYTDPACQNVPGTCRHSSNFCPLAYDSATCEGSGERSCCPLVSCGTTGFDNTNGQENCDNSFFAGSTCSFTCNIGFRLVGPDSMTCSMYDSGSWTPVNAPMCSQISCPDLSFTGDGTTFDCTNGNLWGSVCTYGCMDGYDLNPTPTLGSTIDVTCTDDTSWQPSPPSNPVCIIRTCPELQFEGFITCVPPNSRDYGTICSYTCPIGKEPAGGDEITLCGADSQWSGDQLQCDDVNCGETGFDKTNGQENCDKNYFAGSKCDFTCNDGFRLVGTDSMTCLNSQSWEPGDAPTCSQITCMTLSFVGQGTTFVCTTGNLWGGVCTYGCMDGYDLSPTPTLGSTIDVTCTDTSLWQPSPPSNPSCIIRTCTELQFEGTIDCTPPDGRNFGTICSYTCPDGKEPIGGSDKTLCESDGQWSGDQLQCGVVMCQQLVFPPGIFVCTNGFDYHSECSFKCPIGTEPDVTGKVMKCEIDKQWSGSMPSSCDPISCGDYGEVENGQANCDSINFGGRCTVSCNFAYKAAGPEYVECEASKQWSGPPLRCERIYCPALDFSDQPGTMTCDDNLPRFSYPSTCSFECVPGHDLTGTSSLTCQGSGDWNGNVPTCKDVFCPDLTIEDGVIECTDGQNYASLCTFSCASGITLFGERILFCQSNSKWSHDIPQCKLFDPDCPTSSATEPCIDECNNNGDCNEGKICCPNACASVCMAVPTPEPPNRNRNLLRTLTVFQLLQRRQRPVSSAPVCPPGRPPSPGCGSYLCNGIRCATNSQARCRVYSCGGCWLQFFDSFGRRVSCSRTASCQPGLNQFSLCPTQCTRASCPRYPRAHCRVTCPWCPPQFYDQRTKRPITNCYNLIRLQ, from the exons ATGGGAAGTTGGACATTTTATTTGGTCTTTTTCGCGTCATCAATATGGAAACTGTGCAATG GTGACCACGGATGCGGAGGTGCTTGCCTTGATTATCGCTTCACCGTGTGCCCTGCAGGATACCAAACTGGGAAGTGTTCTGGGGGTAGTTTCCGAAGATGTTGCCTTCCATGCGATGTGACTT GTCAGAGTAATGAAGATAGTTACAATGATGATGCTTGCGAAATTGCCTTAGGAGGAAACTGTCAGGATAACACGAACTATTGTCCACAAGGATATATAGCAGGAAGATGTGGCGGACCAGCCGGCCGCCAATGCTGTCCTG GTGGTGATTATAGATGCTTGCAACAGGGAGGGACTTGTCAAGATGTTGTTTCAAATCGATGCACGAGACTTTATGAACCTGGATTTTGTTCAGGAAATCAGTTTAGGCAATGTTGCTTACCATGTGATGGGGCAT gccaaaatgaaataaatagttATGACAATACAGCTTGTGAAAATCTTGGTGGCGTTTGCATGCACAATTCAAACTATTGTCCTCGAGACTATATCACAGGAAAATGCGATGGGCAGGGACGCGATTGCTGCCCTG GTCCAGACTGGCAATGTTTGGACATTGGAGGGACTTGTCAAAATTGGATTATAAACGTATGCATTGCTGGTTACGAAGAAGGGTTATGTACCGAAGCAAACTCAAAATGCTGTCGTGCTTGTGATAGTACAT GTCAGACAACCGAACAAAGTTATACTGATCCCGCATGTCAAAATGTTCCCGGTACTTGCAGGCATTCTTCAAATTTCTGTCCACTAGCGTACGATAGTGCAACATGTGAAGGATCGGGTGAACGTAGTTGTTGCCCCc TTGTCAGTTGTGGAACAACGGGATTTGACAATACAAATGGACAAGAAAATTGTGATAACAGCTTTTTTGCTGGAAGTACATGCAG CTTTACGTGCAATATTGGTTTTCGATTGGTTGGCCCAGATTCTATGACATGTTCTATGTATGATAGCGGGAGTTGGACACCCGTTAATGCACCAATGTGTTCAC AGATCTCTTGCCCGGACTTAAGCTTTACTGGTGACGGAACGACATTTGATTGTACGAATGGTAACTTATGGGGAAGCGTATGCAC ATATGGATGTATGGACGGATACGACCTAAATCCAACTCCAACCTTAGGATCCACTATTGATGTTACATGTACCGATGATACTTCATGGCAGCCTTCACCTCCATCGAACCCAGTATGCATAA TAAGGACTTGCCCTGAACTGCAATTTGAAGGATTTATAACTTGTGTGCCGCCAAATAGCAGAGACTATGGGACAATTTGTTc GTATACTTGTCCGATCGGCAAAGAGCCGGCAGGAGGAGACGAAATAACTTTGTGCGGAGCTGATAGTCAATGGTCTGGTGATCAACTTCAATGCGACG ATGTAAATTGTGGAGAAACAGGATTTGACAAAACAAATGGACAAGAAAATTGTGACAAAAACTATTTTGCTGGAAGTAAATGCGA CTTTACCTGCAATGACGGTTTTCGATTGGTTGGAACAGATTCTATGACGTGTTTAAATAGTCAGAGTTGGGAACCCGGCGATGCACCAACATGTTCGC AAATCACCTGCATGACATTAAGCTTTGTCGGCCAAGGAACAACATTTGTTTGCACGACTGGCAACCTATGGGGTGGTGTCTGCAC ATATGGATGTATGGACGGATACGACCTAAGTCCAACTCCAACATTAGGATCCACTATTGATGTTACATGTACAGATACTTCTTTATGGCAGCCTTCACCTCCATCAAACCCTTCATGCATAA TAAGGACTTGTACTGAACTCCAATTTGAAGGAACAATAGATTGTACTCCACCAGATGGCAGAAACTTTGGGACAATTTGTTC ATATACTTGTCCAGACGGCAAAGAACCGATAGGAGGAAGCGACAAAACGTTGTGCGAATCTGATGGTCAATGGTCGGGTGATCAGCTACAATGCGGAG TCGTTATGTGTCAACAACTTGTTTTTCCGCCCGGGATCTTTGTATGCACCAATGGTTTTGACTATCATAGCGAGTGCAG TTTTAAATGTCCAATTGGTACAGAACCAGACGTGACCGGAAAGGTCATGAAATGCGAAATTGATAAGCAATGGTCAGGATCAATGCCATCGTCATGCGATC CGATCAGCTGTGGTGATTATGGCGAAGTTGAAAACGGACAAGCAAATTGTGACAGTATTAATTTTGGAGGCCGTTGCAC TGTTTCATGTAATTTCGCTTACAAAGCTGCTGGTCCAGAATATGTAGAATGTGAGGCATCAAAACAATGGAGTGGTCCGCCGCTAAGATGTGAAC gaaTTTATTGTCCTGCACTAGACTTTAGTGATCAACCGGGTACTATGACTTGCGATGATAATTTGCCACGATTTAGTTATCCCAGTACTTGCAg cTTCGAGTGTGTTCCTGGACATGATCTGACCGGAACATCATCTTTAACTTGCCAAGGAAGTGGAGATTGGAATGGAAATGTACCTACATGCAAAG ACGTGTTCTGTCCCGATCTGACGATAGAGGATGGGGTGATCGAATGTACAGATGGTCAGAACTATGCTAGTCTATGCAC ATTTTCGTGCGCATCGGGGATTACATTATTTGGAGAAAGAATATTATTCTGCCAGTCAAATTCAAAATGGTCTCACGATATACCTCAATGCAAAT TATTCGATCCTGATTGTCCAACATCATCTGCTACTGAGCCTTGCATAGACGAGTGCAATAATAATGGAGATTGCAATGAGGGGAAAATTTGTTGTCCGAACGCTTGTGCATCAGTTTGCATGGCTGTTCCAACACCGGAACCACCAAATCGAA ATCGAAATCTCCTGAGAACTTTAACAGTATTTCAATTGCTACAACGACGTCAACGACCAGTCTCTTCTGCTC ctgtgTGTCCACCCGGTAGACCTCCATCGCCAGGATGTGGAAGTTACCTGTGTAATGGGATTAGATGTGCTACCAATTCTCAGGCTAGATGCCGCGTATACAGCTGTGGTGGATGTTGGCTTCAGTTTTTTGATAGCTTTGGACGACGTGTATCATGCTCTCGGACGG CATCGTGCCAGCCAGGACTGAATCAATTTTCTCTATGCCCAACACAATGTACAAGAGCCTCATGTCCAAGATATCCAAGAGCTCATTGCAGAGTGACTTGTCCATGGTGTCCACCGCAGTTTTATGACCAGAGAACGAAGCGGCCTATAACTAATTGTTATAACCTTATACGCTTGCAGTAA
- the LOC120329943 gene encoding sushi, von Willebrand factor type A, EGF and pentraxin domain-containing protein 1-like isoform X2 — translation MGSWTFYLVFFASSIWKLCNGDHGCGGACLDYRFTVCPAGYQTGKCSGGSFRRCCLPCDVTCQSNEDSYNDDACEIALGGNCQDNTNYCPQGYIAGRCGGPAGRQCCPGGDYRCLQQGGTCQDVVSNRCTRLYEPGFCSGNQFRQCCLPCDGACQNEINSYDNTACENLGGVCMHNSNYCPRDYITGKCDGQGRDCCPGPDWQCLDIGGTCQNWIINVCIAGYEEGLCTEANSKCCRACDSTCQTTEQSYTDPACQNVPGTCRHSSNFCPLAYDSATCEGSGERSCCPLVSCGTTGFDNTNGQENCDNSFFAGSTCSFTCNIGFRLVGPDSMTCSMYDSGSWTPVNAPMCSQISCPDLSFTGDGTTFDCTNGNLWGSVCTYGCMDGYDLNPTPTLGSTIDVTCTDDTSWQPSPPSNPVCIIRTCPELQFEGFITCVPPNSRDYGTICSYTCPIGKEPAGGDEITLCGADSQWSGDQLQCDDVNCGETGFDKTNGQENCDKNYFAGSKCDFTCNDGFRLVGTDSMTCLNSQSWEPGDAPTCSQITCMTLSFVGQGTTFVCTTGNLWGGVCTYGCMDGYDLSPTPTLGSTIDVTCTDTSLWQPSPPSNPSCIIRTCTELQFEGTIDCTPPDGRNFGTICSYTCPDGKEPIGGSDKTLCESDGQWSGDQLQCGAISCGDYGEVENGQANCDSINFGGRCTVSCNFAYKAAGPEYVECEASKQWSGPPLRCERIYCPALDFSDQPGTMTCDDNLPRFSYPSTCSFECVPGHDLTGTSSLTCQGSGDWNGNVPTCKDVFCPDLTIEDGVIECTDGQNYASLCTFSCASGITLFGERILFCQSNSKWSHDIPQCKLFDPDCPTSSATEPCIDECNNNGDCNEGKICCPNACASVCMAVPTPEPPNRNRNLLRTLTVFQLLQRRQRPVSSAPVCPPGRPPSPGCGSYLCNGIRCATNSQARCRVYSCGGCWLQFFDSFGRRVSCSRTASCQPGLNQFSLCPTQCTRASCPRYPRAHCRVTCPWCPPQFYDQRTKRPITNCYNLIRLQ, via the exons ATGGGAAGTTGGACATTTTATTTGGTCTTTTTCGCGTCATCAATATGGAAACTGTGCAATG GTGACCACGGATGCGGAGGTGCTTGCCTTGATTATCGCTTCACCGTGTGCCCTGCAGGATACCAAACTGGGAAGTGTTCTGGGGGTAGTTTCCGAAGATGTTGCCTTCCATGCGATGTGACTT GTCAGAGTAATGAAGATAGTTACAATGATGATGCTTGCGAAATTGCCTTAGGAGGAAACTGTCAGGATAACACGAACTATTGTCCACAAGGATATATAGCAGGAAGATGTGGCGGACCAGCCGGCCGCCAATGCTGTCCTG GTGGTGATTATAGATGCTTGCAACAGGGAGGGACTTGTCAAGATGTTGTTTCAAATCGATGCACGAGACTTTATGAACCTGGATTTTGTTCAGGAAATCAGTTTAGGCAATGTTGCTTACCATGTGATGGGGCAT gccaaaatgaaataaatagttATGACAATACAGCTTGTGAAAATCTTGGTGGCGTTTGCATGCACAATTCAAACTATTGTCCTCGAGACTATATCACAGGAAAATGCGATGGGCAGGGACGCGATTGCTGCCCTG GTCCAGACTGGCAATGTTTGGACATTGGAGGGACTTGTCAAAATTGGATTATAAACGTATGCATTGCTGGTTACGAAGAAGGGTTATGTACCGAAGCAAACTCAAAATGCTGTCGTGCTTGTGATAGTACAT GTCAGACAACCGAACAAAGTTATACTGATCCCGCATGTCAAAATGTTCCCGGTACTTGCAGGCATTCTTCAAATTTCTGTCCACTAGCGTACGATAGTGCAACATGTGAAGGATCGGGTGAACGTAGTTGTTGCCCCc TTGTCAGTTGTGGAACAACGGGATTTGACAATACAAATGGACAAGAAAATTGTGATAACAGCTTTTTTGCTGGAAGTACATGCAG CTTTACGTGCAATATTGGTTTTCGATTGGTTGGCCCAGATTCTATGACATGTTCTATGTATGATAGCGGGAGTTGGACACCCGTTAATGCACCAATGTGTTCAC AGATCTCTTGCCCGGACTTAAGCTTTACTGGTGACGGAACGACATTTGATTGTACGAATGGTAACTTATGGGGAAGCGTATGCAC ATATGGATGTATGGACGGATACGACCTAAATCCAACTCCAACCTTAGGATCCACTATTGATGTTACATGTACCGATGATACTTCATGGCAGCCTTCACCTCCATCGAACCCAGTATGCATAA TAAGGACTTGCCCTGAACTGCAATTTGAAGGATTTATAACTTGTGTGCCGCCAAATAGCAGAGACTATGGGACAATTTGTTc GTATACTTGTCCGATCGGCAAAGAGCCGGCAGGAGGAGACGAAATAACTTTGTGCGGAGCTGATAGTCAATGGTCTGGTGATCAACTTCAATGCGACG ATGTAAATTGTGGAGAAACAGGATTTGACAAAACAAATGGACAAGAAAATTGTGACAAAAACTATTTTGCTGGAAGTAAATGCGA CTTTACCTGCAATGACGGTTTTCGATTGGTTGGAACAGATTCTATGACGTGTTTAAATAGTCAGAGTTGGGAACCCGGCGATGCACCAACATGTTCGC AAATCACCTGCATGACATTAAGCTTTGTCGGCCAAGGAACAACATTTGTTTGCACGACTGGCAACCTATGGGGTGGTGTCTGCAC ATATGGATGTATGGACGGATACGACCTAAGTCCAACTCCAACATTAGGATCCACTATTGATGTTACATGTACAGATACTTCTTTATGGCAGCCTTCACCTCCATCAAACCCTTCATGCATAA TAAGGACTTGTACTGAACTCCAATTTGAAGGAACAATAGATTGTACTCCACCAGATGGCAGAAACTTTGGGACAATTTGTTC ATATACTTGTCCAGACGGCAAAGAACCGATAGGAGGAAGCGACAAAACGTTGTGCGAATCTGATGGTCAATGGTCGGGTGATCAGCTACAATGCGGAG CGATCAGCTGTGGTGATTATGGCGAAGTTGAAAACGGACAAGCAAATTGTGACAGTATTAATTTTGGAGGCCGTTGCAC TGTTTCATGTAATTTCGCTTACAAAGCTGCTGGTCCAGAATATGTAGAATGTGAGGCATCAAAACAATGGAGTGGTCCGCCGCTAAGATGTGAAC gaaTTTATTGTCCTGCACTAGACTTTAGTGATCAACCGGGTACTATGACTTGCGATGATAATTTGCCACGATTTAGTTATCCCAGTACTTGCAg cTTCGAGTGTGTTCCTGGACATGATCTGACCGGAACATCATCTTTAACTTGCCAAGGAAGTGGAGATTGGAATGGAAATGTACCTACATGCAAAG ACGTGTTCTGTCCCGATCTGACGATAGAGGATGGGGTGATCGAATGTACAGATGGTCAGAACTATGCTAGTCTATGCAC ATTTTCGTGCGCATCGGGGATTACATTATTTGGAGAAAGAATATTATTCTGCCAGTCAAATTCAAAATGGTCTCACGATATACCTCAATGCAAAT TATTCGATCCTGATTGTCCAACATCATCTGCTACTGAGCCTTGCATAGACGAGTGCAATAATAATGGAGATTGCAATGAGGGGAAAATTTGTTGTCCGAACGCTTGTGCATCAGTTTGCATGGCTGTTCCAACACCGGAACCACCAAATCGAA ATCGAAATCTCCTGAGAACTTTAACAGTATTTCAATTGCTACAACGACGTCAACGACCAGTCTCTTCTGCTC ctgtgTGTCCACCCGGTAGACCTCCATCGCCAGGATGTGGAAGTTACCTGTGTAATGGGATTAGATGTGCTACCAATTCTCAGGCTAGATGCCGCGTATACAGCTGTGGTGGATGTTGGCTTCAGTTTTTTGATAGCTTTGGACGACGTGTATCATGCTCTCGGACGG CATCGTGCCAGCCAGGACTGAATCAATTTTCTCTATGCCCAACACAATGTACAAGAGCCTCATGTCCAAGATATCCAAGAGCTCATTGCAGAGTGACTTGTCCATGGTGTCCACCGCAGTTTTATGACCAGAGAACGAAGCGGCCTATAACTAATTGTTATAACCTTATACGCTTGCAGTAA
- the LOC120329943 gene encoding P-selectin-like isoform X3 codes for MGSWTFYLVFFASSIWKLCNGDHGCGGACLDYRFTVCPAGYQTGKCSGGSFRRCCLPCDVTCQSNEDSYNDDACEIALGGNCQDNTNYCPQGYIAGRCGGPAGRQCCPGGDYRCLQQGGTCQDVVSNRCTRLYEPGFCSGNQFRQCCLPCDGACQNEINSYDNTACENLGGVCMHNSNYCPRDYITGKCDGQGRDCCPGPDWQCLDIGGTCQNWIINVCIAGYEEGLCTEANSKCCRACDSTCQTTEQSYTDPACQNVPGTCRHSSNFCPLAYDSATCEGSGERSCCPLVSCGTTGFDNTNGQENCDNSFFAGSTCSFTCNIGFRLVGPDSMTCSMYDSGSWTPVNAPMCSQISCPDLSFTGDGTTFDCTNGNLWGSVCTYGCMDGYDLNPTPTLGSTIDVTCTDDTSWQPSPPSNPVCIIRTCPELQFEGFITCVPPNSRDYGTICSYTCPIGKEPAGGDEITLCGADSQWSGDQLQCDDVNCGETGFDKTNGQENCDKNYFAGSKCDFTCNDGFRLVGTDSMTCLNSQSWEPGDAPTCSQITCMTLSFVGQGTTFVCTTGNLWGGVCTYGCMDGYDLSPTPTLGSTIDVTCTDTSLWQPSPPSNPSCIIRTCTELQFEGTIDCTPPDGRNFGTICSYTCPDGKEPIGGSDKTLCESDGQWSGDQLQCGVVMCQQLVFPPGIFVCTNGFDYHSECSFKCPIGTEPDVTGKVMKCEIDKQWSGSMPSSCDPISCGDYGEVENGQANCDSINFGGRCTVSCNFAYKAAGPEYVECEASKQWSGPPLRCERIYCPALDFSDQPGTMTCDDNLPRFSYPSTCSFECVPGHDLTGTSSLTCQGSGDWNGNVPTCKDVFCPDLTIEDGVIECTDGQNYASLCTIRS; via the exons ATGGGAAGTTGGACATTTTATTTGGTCTTTTTCGCGTCATCAATATGGAAACTGTGCAATG GTGACCACGGATGCGGAGGTGCTTGCCTTGATTATCGCTTCACCGTGTGCCCTGCAGGATACCAAACTGGGAAGTGTTCTGGGGGTAGTTTCCGAAGATGTTGCCTTCCATGCGATGTGACTT GTCAGAGTAATGAAGATAGTTACAATGATGATGCTTGCGAAATTGCCTTAGGAGGAAACTGTCAGGATAACACGAACTATTGTCCACAAGGATATATAGCAGGAAGATGTGGCGGACCAGCCGGCCGCCAATGCTGTCCTG GTGGTGATTATAGATGCTTGCAACAGGGAGGGACTTGTCAAGATGTTGTTTCAAATCGATGCACGAGACTTTATGAACCTGGATTTTGTTCAGGAAATCAGTTTAGGCAATGTTGCTTACCATGTGATGGGGCAT gccaaaatgaaataaatagttATGACAATACAGCTTGTGAAAATCTTGGTGGCGTTTGCATGCACAATTCAAACTATTGTCCTCGAGACTATATCACAGGAAAATGCGATGGGCAGGGACGCGATTGCTGCCCTG GTCCAGACTGGCAATGTTTGGACATTGGAGGGACTTGTCAAAATTGGATTATAAACGTATGCATTGCTGGTTACGAAGAAGGGTTATGTACCGAAGCAAACTCAAAATGCTGTCGTGCTTGTGATAGTACAT GTCAGACAACCGAACAAAGTTATACTGATCCCGCATGTCAAAATGTTCCCGGTACTTGCAGGCATTCTTCAAATTTCTGTCCACTAGCGTACGATAGTGCAACATGTGAAGGATCGGGTGAACGTAGTTGTTGCCCCc TTGTCAGTTGTGGAACAACGGGATTTGACAATACAAATGGACAAGAAAATTGTGATAACAGCTTTTTTGCTGGAAGTACATGCAG CTTTACGTGCAATATTGGTTTTCGATTGGTTGGCCCAGATTCTATGACATGTTCTATGTATGATAGCGGGAGTTGGACACCCGTTAATGCACCAATGTGTTCAC AGATCTCTTGCCCGGACTTAAGCTTTACTGGTGACGGAACGACATTTGATTGTACGAATGGTAACTTATGGGGAAGCGTATGCAC ATATGGATGTATGGACGGATACGACCTAAATCCAACTCCAACCTTAGGATCCACTATTGATGTTACATGTACCGATGATACTTCATGGCAGCCTTCACCTCCATCGAACCCAGTATGCATAA TAAGGACTTGCCCTGAACTGCAATTTGAAGGATTTATAACTTGTGTGCCGCCAAATAGCAGAGACTATGGGACAATTTGTTc GTATACTTGTCCGATCGGCAAAGAGCCGGCAGGAGGAGACGAAATAACTTTGTGCGGAGCTGATAGTCAATGGTCTGGTGATCAACTTCAATGCGACG ATGTAAATTGTGGAGAAACAGGATTTGACAAAACAAATGGACAAGAAAATTGTGACAAAAACTATTTTGCTGGAAGTAAATGCGA CTTTACCTGCAATGACGGTTTTCGATTGGTTGGAACAGATTCTATGACGTGTTTAAATAGTCAGAGTTGGGAACCCGGCGATGCACCAACATGTTCGC AAATCACCTGCATGACATTAAGCTTTGTCGGCCAAGGAACAACATTTGTTTGCACGACTGGCAACCTATGGGGTGGTGTCTGCAC ATATGGATGTATGGACGGATACGACCTAAGTCCAACTCCAACATTAGGATCCACTATTGATGTTACATGTACAGATACTTCTTTATGGCAGCCTTCACCTCCATCAAACCCTTCATGCATAA TAAGGACTTGTACTGAACTCCAATTTGAAGGAACAATAGATTGTACTCCACCAGATGGCAGAAACTTTGGGACAATTTGTTC ATATACTTGTCCAGACGGCAAAGAACCGATAGGAGGAAGCGACAAAACGTTGTGCGAATCTGATGGTCAATGGTCGGGTGATCAGCTACAATGCGGAG TCGTTATGTGTCAACAACTTGTTTTTCCGCCCGGGATCTTTGTATGCACCAATGGTTTTGACTATCATAGCGAGTGCAG TTTTAAATGTCCAATTGGTACAGAACCAGACGTGACCGGAAAGGTCATGAAATGCGAAATTGATAAGCAATGGTCAGGATCAATGCCATCGTCATGCGATC CGATCAGCTGTGGTGATTATGGCGAAGTTGAAAACGGACAAGCAAATTGTGACAGTATTAATTTTGGAGGCCGTTGCAC TGTTTCATGTAATTTCGCTTACAAAGCTGCTGGTCCAGAATATGTAGAATGTGAGGCATCAAAACAATGGAGTGGTCCGCCGCTAAGATGTGAAC gaaTTTATTGTCCTGCACTAGACTTTAGTGATCAACCGGGTACTATGACTTGCGATGATAATTTGCCACGATTTAGTTATCCCAGTACTTGCAg cTTCGAGTGTGTTCCTGGACATGATCTGACCGGAACATCATCTTTAACTTGCCAAGGAAGTGGAGATTGGAATGGAAATGTACCTACATGCAAAG ACGTGTTCTGTCCCGATCTGACGATAGAGGATGGGGTGATCGAATGTACAGATGGTCAGAACTATGCTAGTCTATGCAC TATTCGATCCTGA